From the genome of Leptospira langatensis:
TTCGAAAATGGATTTTTCGCCGGTTTCCGCACGCGTGGCCGAAGGTTTTCCTCCTACAAGAGGCGAAGACGGTTGGGTCAAGTTCTATCATCCTCAAGCACAACGGGTCAAGATAGATGAGAATGGGCACGCGGATTATAGGAATATTGATCGTTATATCTATGTAAAAGCAGGAGAAAAGCTCTCCACTCTTTTCGAAGGCATCCCTGGCAAACCTGGTATGGATGTTTTCGGAAAACCGATCGCTCCTCCGCCGATCAAAAGACCAAAAATTACGATCGGAAAGAACGTACAGGAAAAAGGCCTGGTTTTAGATAACAAACCTCTTATCGAGTATTTCGCAACCTGCAACGGTGCCATCTTCTCCACGGAAACTTCTATCACTGTCTCCCAAGAATTGCAGATCGATTCCAATGTTGGGATCGGTACTGGGAATATTAACTATGACGGAAACGTTTTAGTAAAAGGAGACGTGGAACCTGCTACTTCCATTAAGACCCAGGGAAGCCTGATCGTTAAAGGAAATGTAGAGACTTCGGATCTTACGATCGGAAGAGACTTAGAAGTCACCGGAGGGATCAAAGGGGACTCTAAAACGGCCATTAAGATCAGCGGACACCTTTACGCAAAATTCATCGAAAACGCAGAGTTGGAAGTCGATGGGGACGTGGTCGTTGAGGGATTTATCCTGAATTCCAAGATCCATTGCTTGGGCAATGTGATCCTGAACGGGTCCAGCGGGAACTTAGTCTCTTCGAGCGTGATCGCTTATATGGGGCTGACCTGCGCAAGCCTCGGCTCTCAGGCAGAGCTAGATACTGTGGTTGAGCTAGGATTTCATTTTAGGAATGAAAGAGCCTTCGAGGATCTGACCAAGCGTCTGCAAGTTGCCGAAAAGGAAATGGAAAAGATCCTTCCTAGAGTGCAACAGATCAAACAAATGGTGCAAAGATCCAGGGGGCAGATCCCTGACGATAAGAAAGAAGGCTATAGAAAGATCTTCGAAGAATACAACCAGAAGAATAAGTTCATCGAACTGGTGAAACAAAAGATTGAAGTCCTCAAGTCTTCTCGCTTCAATCCTGGAGAAGTGCAACTAGTTGTTCGTAAAGGTGCCTTCAAAGGAAGCGTAGTCAAGTATAGAAGACAGATTGAGAAGGTAGATAAATTCCAGTCTGCCTTCATGATGAGATTCCAACCCGGCCAGGATAAGGCAGCCATGGTTGCCATCAAACCCCAGAAATAGTTTAGCCGAATATCTTGGCTATATCTTGCGGTTTGACGATCCCTTTCTCCGTGATGAAAGCGGTGATCAAACTCGCAGGGGTCACATCAAAGGAAGGATTCAGAGCCTTTACACCTTTTGGTGCGATCACTCCTTCTTCTAAGATAGGTTGACCGTCTTCTTTTTTTAAGAAGTTCAATCGGGTGACCTCGTCCTGGGTCCTCATCTCTATCGGAATATGGGAACCGCTCGGGATCTTGAAATCGAAACTCTTTTCGGTTGCGGCGATATAGAAGGGGACTCCATGATATTTTGCTAAAACCGCCAGAGGATAAGTCCCTATCTTGTTCGCAGAATCCCCGTTAGCTGCCACACGGTCCACACCCACGATGACCGCATCTATTTTCTCGGAGGCCATGACCCAACCGGCCATGCTATCCGTGATCAGAAAACTGGGGATCTCTTCCTCTAACAGTTCCCAAGCGGTAAGTCTCGCACCTTGCAGATAAGGACGAGTTTCATCCGCATATACGGTTAGATCATGCCCCACTTCTTTCAAGGAACGGATCACACCAAGAGCGGTCCCATGTCCTGCGGTAGCTAAAGCACCCGTATTGCAATGAGTGATGATCCTTAATTTGGAAGGAGAAGAAGGAAATAAACTCACACCGTTCTTTCCCAGATTCAGATTATTTCGAAGATCTTCTTCGTAGACGGAGATCGCGAAGGCTTCCGCTTCTTCTTGGAATGTTTTCCAAGAAAGAGAATCGTATGTATCGGCCGGAATTTTCTGGCTCAGTTCCTCGAAGGCTCTTCTTAGATTCACTGCTGTTGGACGGGACTCGATGATCTTAGTGAATACGTTTTGCAATTCCGCATAACTAGGTTTCGATGGGAATTTTCCGAATTCCAAGACCGCTCCGAAAAGACCTGTGATCGCGATTGCGGGAGCGCCTCTCACCACCATTTCTCGGATGGCAAAGATCGCATCCTCCGCATTCTTTGCGACAAACCATTCCTTCTTGCCTGGGATCTGCCTCTGGTCCAAGAGCCTTAAATTTTCTCGTTCCCAGAAAATAGGGCGCAGATTCTCTTTTTTCATTTTTTTTACTCCCTCAGGCTAAAGCAGGCCTATCGATTCTACGATGATTAGAATGTGATTGAAATCATCACCCAACTCCCTGGGGATGAGGACGAACCGGGGCCATTCCCGCCCCGGCTTTGCCTACTTGACTAGGATACCAGTTCCTTTAATCCTTACATAATGGCAAAGAGAAATCCGATCACAGGTCCGAAGCTTTTCGGGTTCTCACTGATCCATCCCTTAAACTTAATCCTACTCTTCAATATTTTCGTCTGGGTCCTTCTTATGTTGGAAGGCGGCAGAGGGATCATCACCTATTACTTTGGCCTGAATCCCAGTCTCGTGGTA
Proteins encoded in this window:
- a CDS encoding DUF342 domain-containing protein; amino-acid sequence: MVVSTEQTPGVSDQETSWDSVFGLKISMDGLSADLTIRPGMIKGRALSTSVILEYLHNKDISQERIIGDNIYQSLKQLQTSTSKMDFSPVSARVAEGFPPTRGEDGWVKFYHPQAQRVKIDENGHADYRNIDRYIYVKAGEKLSTLFEGIPGKPGMDVFGKPIAPPPIKRPKITIGKNVQEKGLVLDNKPLIEYFATCNGAIFSTETSITVSQELQIDSNVGIGTGNINYDGNVLVKGDVEPATSIKTQGSLIVKGNVETSDLTIGRDLEVTGGIKGDSKTAIKISGHLYAKFIENAELEVDGDVVVEGFILNSKIHCLGNVILNGSSGNLVSSSVIAYMGLTCASLGSQAELDTVVELGFHFRNERAFEDLTKRLQVAEKEMEKILPRVQQIKQMVQRSRGQIPDDKKEGYRKIFEEYNQKNKFIELVKQKIEVLKSSRFNPGEVQLVVRKGAFKGSVVKYRRQIEKVDKFQSAFMMRFQPGQDKAAMVAIKPQK
- the mtnA gene encoding S-methyl-5-thioribose-1-phosphate isomerase; the protein is MKKENLRPIFWERENLRLLDQRQIPGKKEWFVAKNAEDAIFAIREMVVRGAPAIAITGLFGAVLEFGKFPSKPSYAELQNVFTKIIESRPTAVNLRRAFEELSQKIPADTYDSLSWKTFQEEAEAFAISVYEEDLRNNLNLGKNGVSLFPSSPSKLRIITHCNTGALATAGHGTALGVIRSLKEVGHDLTVYADETRPYLQGARLTAWELLEEEIPSFLITDSMAGWVMASEKIDAVIVGVDRVAANGDSANKIGTYPLAVLAKYHGVPFYIAATEKSFDFKIPSGSHIPIEMRTQDEVTRLNFLKKEDGQPILEEGVIAPKGVKALNPSFDVTPASLITAFITEKGIVKPQDIAKIFG